The segment GAGGAGGGACAGCGCACGTGAGCACGCCCACGTTCAAGAACACCGATGCCGCGATCGACCAGGCGATCGGCTGGGTGCAGGGCCAGTACCAGACGATGGAACACATCCGGCAGCACATCGACGGCATCACCGACGCCGTCCGGGACAGCTTCAAGGGCGCGGCCAGCGCGGTCTACCAGAGCAAGATGGCGGAGTGGGCCGCCGAGTACGCCAACGTCACCCGGGCCTACCAGGAATTCGAGGACAAACTGGCCGCC is part of the Kitasatospora setae KM-6054 genome and harbors:
- a CDS encoding WXG100 family type VII secretion target, yielding MSTPTFKNTDAAIDQAIGWVQGQYQTMEHIRQHIDGITDAVRDSFKGAASAVYQSKMAEWAAEYANVTRAYQEFEDKLAAGKSQLGNAGDHTVKLAYGMGGGGGTLPGYIEGVLNPQ